The following coding sequences are from one Streptomyces sp. NBC_01485 window:
- a CDS encoding TniQ family protein, producing the protein MTSRALSRSLDPLDDETIVGFLLRLACHNGTNPAQIAARMGLMDEAGNAPGVVSPWLLADMDKPRLVRTARATHLTVAEASKLLLAPMGHKYGLVSRRYWPWTSPQQLARPNRWVFIRTSQYCPPCLAGDDDSLGRLYGGAWKRAWRLPVVFACSRHQQLLSRTCPKCRTPGQFAPTGLIARPGTEDLHPAQCRAVSPALHTGRGRRSVCGTDLARIRPTRLPGDADSVGVLLALQQRLDALLSADGPQKVNSCGQLVPVAQYFIDLRVVATLVLASWPEASGFAATPTLAQAIGREADQRLRDSRRRTSGASKRPYGINSLLAPMESPLTMGAVLGIAERMLDGREKQWTRRAVGPAYGSALTLHRDTFQKLARLPGTSSALQEVLGVAKEATDSSSAEIYVRGPRNG; encoded by the coding sequence ATGACTAGCCGCGCGCTGTCGCGCAGTCTTGACCCGCTCGACGACGAGACCATCGTCGGCTTTCTCCTCCGCCTCGCTTGTCATAACGGCACGAACCCTGCTCAAATCGCCGCTCGTATGGGGTTGATGGACGAGGCAGGCAACGCTCCCGGCGTCGTTTCGCCCTGGCTGCTTGCGGACATGGACAAGCCACGTCTTGTCCGGACGGCACGCGCGACACACCTCACTGTGGCGGAGGCCAGCAAGCTGCTGCTGGCCCCTATGGGACATAAATACGGCCTCGTGAGCCGCCGATACTGGCCGTGGACGAGCCCGCAGCAACTGGCCCGCCCCAACCGCTGGGTCTTCATCCGGACTTCTCAGTACTGCCCGCCGTGCCTCGCGGGTGATGACGACTCGCTGGGACGCCTGTACGGAGGTGCCTGGAAACGGGCCTGGCGGCTGCCGGTGGTCTTCGCGTGTTCGCGGCATCAGCAACTCCTGAGCCGTACCTGTCCTAAGTGCCGAACCCCCGGACAGTTCGCCCCCACCGGCCTGATCGCTCGCCCAGGCACGGAAGATCTTCATCCAGCTCAGTGCCGAGCCGTGTCCCCCGCCCTGCACACGGGTCGGGGGCGACGCTCGGTCTGCGGGACCGACCTCGCGCGTATCCGCCCCACTCGCCTGCCGGGAGACGCAGACTCCGTCGGTGTGCTGCTGGCCCTTCAGCAACGCCTCGATGCGCTGTTGTCAGCCGACGGGCCACAGAAGGTCAACAGCTGCGGCCAACTCGTACCGGTCGCCCAGTACTTCATCGACCTGCGTGTCGTGGCCACCCTGGTCCTGGCTTCCTGGCCGGAGGCCAGCGGCTTCGCGGCGACACCTACCCTGGCCCAGGCAATCGGGCGAGAAGCAGACCAGCGACTGCGCGACAGCCGGCGCCGCACATCAGGCGCATCGAAAAGACCGTATGGGATCAACTCGTTGCTCGCGCCTATGGAATCCCCCCTGACCATGGGTGCAGTACTGGGGATCGCCGAACGCATGCTTGATGGCCGAGAGAAACAGTGGACTCGAAGGGCCGTAGGCCCGGCCTATGGCAGCGCCCTGACGCTGCACCGGGACACCTTCCAGAAACTCGCCCGCCTTCCCGGCACTTCATCCGCGTTGCAGGAAGTTCTCGGAGTGGCGAAGGAGGCAACGGACAGTTCGAGCGCCGAGATCTACGTCCGCGGCCCACGAAACGGCTGA
- a CDS encoding ATP-binding protein — protein MRSNLRPEPPNAPVPFLRFGPRSDRTRHEGWQEFRRTRDLFVPVRKISLAEYGLMSPRKRSLYDLHRAATHVNMQMLDTPMSEMVTTLMRSRIQNNAMRIGPSTLDGLMINGGGYQGKTETACRTAVEFEDTWRDLFEQYPECYFDPMPGTRDLIAPVAYCQTPVKATPIGLCEAILDYYGAPYGKNLRGMIRNARESIKAHATTVLIIDDITRLKMHREDDQDTLDLIRGLMDLDVTLVLIGVNIPRSGLLREGWHDPRTNQWVYAPLKKGKSYNPDASTQTERRFDLVTLDPFDYSSDAGIAAFIDHLVGVENQIRLFNAGPGTLSQGLMPEYLYRRTHGIVGLLRRLIEDGLTKAMESGSEDLTIDLLDEITINLGNVPGKDDGRDAEAGEIPDVDTSPKRKPGPKPRKGRNSVYDDRGTPPAAEA, from the coding sequence ATGAGGAGCAACCTGCGCCCGGAGCCGCCGAACGCGCCCGTGCCATTCCTGCGCTTCGGCCCGAGGTCGGACCGGACCCGGCATGAGGGCTGGCAGGAGTTCCGCCGGACACGGGATCTGTTTGTGCCGGTCAGGAAGATCTCCTTGGCCGAGTACGGGTTGATGAGCCCGCGCAAAAGGTCCTTGTATGACCTGCACCGTGCGGCCACGCACGTCAACATGCAAATGCTGGACACCCCGATGAGCGAGATGGTCACCACGCTGATGCGTTCGCGGATCCAGAACAACGCGATGCGTATCGGCCCGAGCACCCTGGACGGGCTGATGATCAACGGCGGTGGGTACCAGGGCAAGACGGAGACCGCCTGCCGGACCGCCGTCGAGTTCGAGGACACCTGGCGTGACCTGTTCGAGCAGTACCCCGAGTGCTACTTCGATCCAATGCCCGGCACCCGGGACCTGATCGCGCCGGTCGCCTACTGCCAGACCCCGGTGAAGGCCACCCCGATCGGCCTGTGCGAGGCAATTCTCGACTACTACGGTGCCCCCTACGGCAAGAACCTGCGCGGCATGATCCGCAACGCCCGCGAATCGATCAAGGCGCACGCCACCACTGTCCTGATCATCGACGACATCACCCGACTGAAGATGCACCGGGAGGACGACCAGGACACCCTCGACCTGATCCGCGGCCTGATGGACTTGGACGTCACGCTCGTCCTCATCGGCGTGAACATCCCCCGCTCCGGCCTGCTCAGGGAGGGCTGGCACGACCCCCGCACCAACCAGTGGGTCTACGCACCACTGAAGAAGGGCAAGAGCTACAACCCCGACGCCTCCACCCAGACCGAGCGCCGCTTCGACTTGGTCACACTCGACCCCTTCGACTACAGCAGCGACGCGGGCATCGCGGCCTTCATTGACCACCTCGTCGGCGTTGAGAACCAGATCCGGCTCTTCAACGCCGGCCCTGGCACGCTGTCCCAGGGGCTGATGCCCGAGTACCTCTACCGCCGGACCCACGGCATCGTCGGTCTCCTGCGGCGCCTGATCGAGGACGGGCTGACCAAGGCCATGGAGAGCGGCTCGGAGGACCTGACCATCGACCTACTCGACGAGATCACCATCAACCTGGGCAACGTCCCCGGCAAGGACGACGGGCGGGACGCCGAAGCTGGCGAGATCCCCGACGTCGACACTTCTCCGAAGCGGAAACCGGGCCCGAAGCCCAGGAAGGGCCGCAACAGCGTCTACGACGACCGAGGCACACCTCCGGCGGCTGAAGCATGA
- a CDS encoding transposase, with protein MMGAAALDLSPGAGVVLDEVEWLVERQEPHLGRVHLVRADGERQRASFRFLVNHPRCRPSSRTAAEGANRGRQSASWSDVKPEKRPLMEQRFAHLMEVNCGFRSGDPFRPEPGEPHPEYDPDRTTLTERRAAKAAELSALRPEEAKLLLGVAHVGVRTLERWERRRRKYGIVGCADHRWLRASGGHPSVSEEVREAIFAVRAETQHHRSRVSARTREIMIRRYVRETFENEDGDEREKIEVPSYHTLLRVWKEWFGPGGARQKYERSAELPTKNGHVLVTRPGQVVALDTTILPVMVRENVFGDPTTVHLTLALDVYTHSICAFRLTLVSDSSVDVAMVLRDVMLPLPMREEWGEDMEWPYPGLPAAMVSEFAGYEVAGLPFFTPETVTSDHGSVYRNHHLVDVQEAMGCRILPARVLRPQDKSAVERVFGSIRSLVFEKLAGYTGVDVSDRGADPEGDAVMTLAEMEHFIATWVVKVWQNRRLGEFAPSWDPGGDHSPNTLFAASFAQEGFDLDIPSSETYYRFLPEHHVKRIHRRGVKVKGLWYEAALLHQPDMNSARGGRYKQHWVIHREPRDRRVVYFQDPDTHEWHELRWTGLPPEGEMPAFGDARVEELLTRVREAGLKPRSDSELVPKLLEMLGAVDPVAKWPSQLTKSQRTQHAREITQAQAAAADRPQQPPKSNKPPRLAAVGAPDGQPQWRERARQATEGLDAHRRRRRETAKPAQQPSAPAPLGSSRRGRNLFVIADDDDGFDEPDPQSTEET; from the coding sequence ATGATGGGGGCGGCGGCACTGGATCTCTCGCCTGGCGCGGGCGTGGTGCTCGACGAGGTGGAGTGGCTGGTCGAACGTCAGGAGCCACATCTGGGGCGGGTCCACCTGGTGCGTGCGGACGGCGAGCGCCAGCGGGCGAGCTTCCGCTTCCTGGTTAACCACCCGCGTTGTCGGCCGTCGTCGCGTACAGCGGCGGAGGGCGCCAACCGTGGGCGGCAGTCGGCTTCGTGGAGTGATGTGAAGCCGGAGAAGCGGCCCTTGATGGAACAGCGTTTCGCGCATCTTATGGAAGTCAACTGCGGTTTCCGCAGTGGTGATCCGTTCCGTCCCGAGCCGGGGGAGCCGCACCCTGAGTACGACCCGGATCGTACGACGCTGACTGAACGGCGGGCGGCGAAGGCCGCTGAGTTATCGGCGCTGAGGCCAGAAGAGGCCAAGTTGCTTCTGGGCGTCGCGCACGTCGGGGTGCGCACGCTGGAGCGCTGGGAGCGCAGGCGCAGGAAGTACGGGATCGTGGGCTGCGCCGATCACCGGTGGCTGCGGGCGAGCGGAGGACACCCGAGCGTCAGCGAGGAGGTTCGCGAGGCGATCTTCGCGGTCAGGGCGGAGACGCAGCACCACCGGTCCCGGGTGAGCGCACGCACCCGCGAGATCATGATCCGTCGCTATGTGCGGGAGACCTTCGAGAACGAAGACGGGGACGAGAGAGAGAAGATCGAGGTCCCCAGCTACCACACGCTGCTGCGGGTGTGGAAGGAGTGGTTCGGGCCGGGCGGCGCCCGACAGAAGTACGAGCGCTCGGCCGAACTGCCCACCAAGAACGGGCATGTGCTTGTGACCCGCCCCGGCCAGGTCGTCGCGCTGGACACGACGATCCTGCCGGTGATGGTCCGCGAGAACGTTTTCGGTGACCCGACCACCGTCCACCTCACTTTGGCGCTAGACGTCTACACCCACTCCATCTGCGCGTTCCGGCTCACGCTGGTGTCGGACTCCTCGGTGGACGTCGCGATGGTGCTGCGCGATGTCATGCTGCCGTTGCCCATGCGGGAGGAGTGGGGCGAGGACATGGAGTGGCCCTATCCGGGGCTGCCGGCCGCCATGGTCTCCGAGTTCGCCGGGTACGAGGTGGCCGGGCTGCCGTTCTTCACCCCCGAGACCGTCACCTCCGACCACGGTTCCGTCTATCGCAATCACCATCTGGTGGATGTCCAAGAGGCGATGGGCTGCCGGATTCTTCCGGCGCGTGTGCTGCGCCCGCAGGACAAGAGCGCGGTGGAGCGCGTCTTCGGCAGTATCCGCTCGCTAGTATTCGAGAAGCTGGCCGGTTACACGGGGGTTGACGTCTCCGATCGCGGCGCGGACCCGGAGGGCGACGCGGTGATGACCCTGGCCGAGATGGAACACTTCATCGCGACCTGGGTCGTGAAGGTCTGGCAGAACCGCAGGCTCGGCGAGTTCGCGCCCAGCTGGGATCCCGGCGGTGACCACAGCCCCAACACCCTGTTTGCCGCCTCCTTCGCCCAGGAGGGCTTCGACCTGGACATTCCCTCCTCGGAGACGTACTACCGCTTCCTGCCCGAGCACCACGTGAAGCGGATTCACCGGCGGGGCGTGAAGGTCAAGGGGCTCTGGTACGAAGCCGCGTTACTGCACCAGCCCGACATGAATTCCGCGCGCGGGGGCCGCTACAAGCAGCACTGGGTCATCCACCGCGAACCCCGCGACCGGCGGGTGGTGTACTTCCAGGATCCCGACACCCATGAATGGCACGAACTGCGCTGGACGGGCCTGCCGCCGGAGGGCGAGATGCCGGCCTTCGGTGACGCCCGGGTCGAGGAACTCCTCACCCGCGTACGGGAAGCAGGCCTCAAGCCACGCTCTGACAGCGAGCTCGTCCCCAAACTCCTGGAGATGCTGGGGGCCGTCGATCCGGTCGCGAAGTGGCCGTCCCAGCTGACCAAATCCCAGCGGACGCAGCACGCGCGGGAGATCACCCAGGCCCAGGCGGCAGCCGCGGACCGACCGCAACAGCCGCCGAAGTCGAACAAGCCACCGCGCCTGGCTGCCGTCGGCGCACCGGATGGGCAGCCGCAGTGGCGGGAACGGGCCCGGCAGGCCACCGAGGGCCTGGACGCGCACCGGCGACGACGGCGTGAGACGGCCAAGCCAGCGCAGCAGCCGTCGGCACCCGCGCCGCTGGGATCGAGCCGCCGCGGTCGCAATCTCTTCGTCATCGCCGACGACGATGACGGATTCGACGAACCGGACCCGCAGTCGACGGAGGAGACGTGA
- a CDS encoding TnsA-like heteromeric transposase endonuclease subunit, whose protein sequence is MSDTRGSLWSHSCTWTDLLVPVSLDAGRGDLDLSDGWPDRWTATWKYAGDEVAGPVRHLGQVPVASRGPMRGFTWRREQRHRPGLESLVSTGRLHGFESLEEDQLLVALDFAGDLLEVLSQPLRIRFRTAEKWRNHTPDFFAVTRVGTWLIDVRPRDLIEPGDLESFAAAEDVALVCGWHYAVAAEWRPHVRSTLGALYGKRRPTRDVLDIQADLLAHAEEGVTFGELAAAQTYWPVARAQLLHLLWHRRLGIDLAQPLTDSSRVVLAGGIS, encoded by the coding sequence ATGAGCGATACCCGGGGCTCCTTGTGGTCCCACAGCTGTACATGGACGGATCTGCTGGTCCCTGTCTCGCTGGACGCGGGGCGGGGCGACCTCGACCTGTCCGATGGCTGGCCGGACCGGTGGACGGCGACGTGGAAGTACGCCGGGGACGAGGTTGCGGGGCCGGTCCGGCACCTGGGGCAGGTGCCGGTAGCGAGCCGCGGGCCGATGCGGGGGTTCACCTGGCGGCGGGAGCAGCGGCACAGGCCCGGGCTGGAGTCCCTGGTGTCGACGGGGCGCCTGCATGGGTTCGAGAGCCTCGAAGAGGATCAGCTGCTGGTAGCTCTGGACTTTGCCGGTGATCTGTTGGAAGTGCTGTCGCAGCCGTTGCGTATCCGGTTCCGTACAGCGGAGAAGTGGCGCAACCACACCCCGGACTTCTTCGCAGTCACGCGGGTGGGGACCTGGCTGATCGACGTGCGGCCCCGGGACCTGATCGAGCCCGGGGACCTGGAGTCGTTCGCGGCCGCGGAGGACGTGGCGTTGGTCTGCGGGTGGCACTACGCGGTCGCGGCCGAGTGGCGTCCGCATGTGCGGTCCACGCTCGGCGCGTTGTACGGGAAGCGCCGTCCGACACGCGACGTGCTCGACATTCAGGCCGATCTGCTTGCTCATGCCGAAGAGGGCGTCACATTTGGAGAGTTGGCAGCCGCGCAGACGTACTGGCCGGTGGCACGGGCCCAGTTGCTGCACCTGTTGTGGCATCGCAGGCTCGGGATCGACCTTGCTCAGCCGTTGACGGACAGTTCGCGGGTGGTGCTGGCGGGAGGCATCTCATGA
- a CDS encoding SMI1/KNR4 family protein: MIDQWAGVRERVAALGTQPACSEVFGALGHRWALEEPLTEEGLAELEGQIGVRLPDGYRTFLLHVAAGGAGPAYGLFPLRRIQSRWRWEGDGADLADLSTLAEPFPEQGPDPKSLDELLALRPEEEDFDEIKDFDDAIEAWDEQWDALMFAPGRTAGAIVISHLGCALREWLIISGMHRGTIWSDGRADDVDLVPRLDDDGKPVTFARWYTDWLEQAERLTLPSPSDACNLF, from the coding sequence ATGATTGATCAGTGGGCAGGGGTACGGGAACGCGTGGCGGCGTTGGGCACTCAGCCGGCGTGCAGTGAAGTCTTCGGGGCGCTCGGGCACCGGTGGGCCCTGGAGGAGCCACTCACCGAGGAGGGGCTTGCTGAACTCGAAGGCCAGATAGGTGTGAGGCTGCCAGACGGCTACCGGACCTTCCTCCTCCACGTCGCCGCGGGCGGCGCGGGACCGGCCTACGGCCTCTTTCCCCTGCGGCGCATACAGAGCCGGTGGCGCTGGGAAGGCGACGGAGCCGACCTGGCAGACCTCTCCACGCTCGCGGAGCCGTTCCCGGAGCAGGGACCGGACCCCAAGAGCCTCGACGAGCTCCTTGCCCTACGCCCCGAGGAAGAGGACTTCGACGAGATCAAGGACTTCGACGACGCCATCGAAGCGTGGGACGAGCAGTGGGACGCCCTCATGTTCGCCCCGGGACGCACCGCCGGCGCCATCGTGATCTCTCATCTGGGCTGTGCCCTGCGGGAGTGGTTGATCATCAGCGGCATGCATCGGGGCACGATCTGGTCGGATGGCCGGGCGGACGACGTCGACCTGGTGCCGCGCCTCGACGATGACGGGAAACCGGTGACTTTCGCCCGCTGGTACACCGACTGGCTGGAGCAGGCCGAGCGTCTGACGCTGCCATCTCCGTCGGATGCCTGCAACCTGTTCTGA
- a CDS encoding HEAT repeat domain-containing protein: MWVGVGLDAVDWAGLKHNYGSAEDVPGLLRRCEGPDPDDADDASSELLNLLFHQGGWVCSAAPAALPFVLRLAATPQVPSRCAMLELVAMLAAEAGRVKARFLDPGWAPAWTQALPELLGLLDDPEPEIRRAAADVLGVCDSPGELVLPGLLRCWEAEDDLPTRLELVLSLGQAALRAPVGGHGAEVFDLLRGLLDSPQAQIRLAAVHALAPHDPGLPARRLDLMLEALRDPTIELWRHTSSVQTGVLGVQHWAARLITGPSPTFTLGLLADHHDDEQRIGALSQAGGLLSQWRSPTAALLPRLVARLDDPAPEARFRAAELLACLGPAAAAHADEVATLLSDTAVRTTRTRTTRERGTVGEAALWALARMNDPRCLPGLIELTAGTHSGFASASAHYPAGGHKFGITEGFSGRNLRV, encoded by the coding sequence ATGTGGGTGGGAGTGGGATTGGATGCGGTCGACTGGGCTGGGCTGAAGCACAACTACGGGTCTGCCGAGGACGTACCCGGCCTGCTCCGCCGATGCGAGGGTCCGGATCCGGACGATGCGGACGACGCCTCGTCCGAGCTGCTCAACCTGCTCTTCCATCAAGGTGGCTGGGTCTGCTCCGCCGCCCCGGCCGCACTGCCCTTCGTACTGCGCCTGGCTGCGACCCCGCAGGTGCCGAGCCGCTGCGCGATGCTGGAACTGGTGGCGATGCTGGCGGCGGAAGCCGGTCGGGTCAAAGCCCGGTTCCTTGATCCCGGCTGGGCGCCGGCGTGGACACAGGCCCTGCCCGAGTTGCTGGGTCTGCTGGACGATCCCGAGCCGGAGATCCGGCGGGCCGCGGCCGACGTGCTCGGTGTCTGCGACAGCCCCGGCGAGTTGGTTCTGCCTGGGCTGCTGCGGTGCTGGGAGGCGGAGGACGATCTGCCAACCCGCCTTGAGCTGGTCCTCTCACTCGGCCAGGCGGCCCTGCGCGCGCCAGTCGGCGGGCATGGCGCCGAGGTCTTCGACCTGCTCCGTGGTCTGCTCGATTCTCCCCAGGCTCAGATACGCCTGGCAGCGGTGCACGCGCTCGCCCCGCACGACCCGGGCCTGCCTGCGCGACGGCTCGACCTCATGCTCGAAGCGCTCCGGGACCCGACCATCGAGCTGTGGCGCCACACCAGCTCGGTGCAGACCGGCGTCCTGGGTGTCCAACACTGGGCTGCGCGGCTGATAACCGGCCCCTCCCCCACCTTCACGCTCGGCCTGCTGGCGGACCATCACGACGACGAACAACGGATCGGTGCCCTGTCCCAGGCGGGCGGACTGCTGTCTCAGTGGCGCTCACCGACCGCTGCCCTTTTACCGCGTCTCGTCGCGCGACTGGACGATCCGGCCCCCGAAGCCCGCTTCCGGGCAGCCGAGCTGCTGGCCTGCCTCGGCCCGGCGGCCGCCGCCCACGCCGACGAGGTCGCCACACTCCTCTCCGACACCGCCGTCCGCACCACACGTACCCGCACCACACGTGAACGGGGGACCGTCGGCGAGGCCGCCCTGTGGGCTCTGGCCCGGATGAACGATCCGCGCTGCCTGCCGGGCCTGATCGAACTGACCGCCGGCACACACTCCGGCTTCGCATCGGCTTCCGCCCACTACCCCGCCGGAGGCCACAAGTTCGGGATTACCGAAGGGTTTTCGGGGAGGAACTTGAGGGTGTAA
- a CDS encoding HAD domain-containing protein: MLLYLDVDGTLIPFGGTAPHPEYGEPSPEHPLLSRLDPSLGPQLLSLGCELVWATTWLDDANTVLTPRLGLPTLPVVQWPEDEDEGADAEPGLGPGGGGVHWKTRPLVARAAGRPFVWLDDEITDADRVWTAVHHPGAALLHRVHPARGLTDADFVIVEEWIRGQRGA; encoded by the coding sequence ATGCTGCTCTACCTCGACGTCGACGGAACGCTGATCCCGTTCGGGGGCACGGCTCCCCACCCGGAGTACGGAGAACCGTCGCCCGAACACCCGCTCCTGTCCCGCCTGGACCCGTCCCTCGGCCCCCAACTGCTCAGTCTGGGCTGCGAGTTGGTGTGGGCGACGACCTGGCTGGACGACGCGAACACCGTCCTCACACCGCGACTCGGCCTGCCCACGCTGCCGGTGGTGCAGTGGCCGGAGGACGAGGACGAGGGCGCGGACGCGGAACCGGGACTGGGACCGGGAGGCGGCGGCGTGCACTGGAAGACACGGCCACTTGTCGCCCGGGCCGCCGGTCGCCCCTTCGTCTGGCTCGACGACGAGATCACCGACGCCGACCGCGTCTGGACGGCCGTTCATCACCCCGGCGCCGCACTCCTCCACCGCGTCCATCCCGCCCGAGGTCTCACGGACGCGGACTTCGTGATTGTGGAGGAGTGGATCAGAGGGCAGCGAGGGGCGTAG
- a CDS encoding HelD family protein: MTAPDLDTALHRERAHHDTCRAALAAMVEGADLQVVTGEDVSASGADAEVLGYRLRSHAKALHELPEGPLFFGRLDFAHGTGGDHADLAHHIGRLRISEHPAAPPLVVDWRAPVSRAFYQASARDPQGVAVRRRFGWAPASRGDSADLTGLEDEHLDTGEEFDVRDGGGSGRPAGIVAREIERPRVGPMRDIAATIQPEQDDLVRGDLAESVCVQGAPGTGKTAVGLHRAAYLLYTHPRRIQRGGLLILGPNRAFLTYIAEVLPSLGETGVRQSTLHDEIARHPVTGVDPDRAAAVKHDARMAEVLRRAVYGRVTADRAEDLSLPDGSYRWRLAGRELTAIVAGVLADELPYETGRERVRSRIVRRIQERAERRSGTRPASWTRRVERARAVSACVEAVWPKARPEEVLSQLLTDPAELAQAADGLLDPDEQQALHWPRPPRSPRSARWSAADLVLLDEIAGLLDHPQSYGHVVVDEAQDLSPMECRAVARRVPFGSLTVLGDLAQGTTPWAATSWPVQLTHLGKPDATIVPLTLGFRVPAAVLTLASRLLDRLDADVPRAHSLRRDGELRLRRTGTDAAMLHAAVVAAVRDALTHEGSVGVIAADAQLDGVRAALTTAGIPTSGPDDPAARVTTVPATLVKGLEYDHVVAVEPAAIAESEQRGLNRLYVVLTRAVSRLEVVHGRELPWEG; this comes from the coding sequence ATGACGGCACCCGACCTCGACACCGCCCTCCACCGGGAACGCGCCCACCACGACACCTGCCGTGCCGCCCTCGCCGCGATGGTCGAGGGCGCCGACCTCCAGGTGGTCACCGGTGAGGACGTCTCCGCGTCCGGCGCCGACGCGGAAGTCCTCGGCTACCGGCTGCGCAGCCACGCCAAGGCCCTGCACGAGCTGCCCGAGGGCCCGCTGTTCTTCGGCCGGCTGGACTTCGCCCACGGCACGGGCGGCGATCACGCGGATCTCGCCCACCACATCGGCCGCCTCCGCATCAGCGAACACCCGGCCGCCCCGCCCCTCGTCGTCGACTGGCGGGCCCCCGTCTCCCGCGCCTTCTACCAGGCGAGCGCCCGCGACCCGCAGGGCGTGGCCGTCCGGCGACGCTTCGGCTGGGCCCCCGCCAGCCGGGGCGACTCCGCCGACCTCACGGGCCTGGAGGACGAACACCTCGACACAGGCGAGGAGTTCGACGTCCGGGACGGCGGCGGGTCCGGGCGGCCGGCTGGCATCGTCGCCCGGGAGATCGAACGCCCCCGCGTCGGCCCCATGCGGGACATCGCCGCGACCATCCAGCCCGAGCAGGACGACCTCGTACGAGGAGACCTCGCCGAGTCGGTGTGCGTGCAGGGCGCCCCCGGTACCGGCAAGACCGCCGTGGGCCTGCACCGGGCCGCCTACCTCCTCTACACCCACCCGCGCCGCATCCAGCGCGGCGGCCTGCTGATCCTCGGCCCCAACCGCGCCTTCCTCACCTACATCGCGGAAGTCCTGCCCTCCCTCGGCGAGACCGGCGTACGGCAGTCGACGCTCCACGACGAGATCGCCCGCCACCCGGTCACCGGGGTGGACCCCGACCGGGCCGCCGCCGTCAAACACGACGCCCGGATGGCCGAGGTGCTGCGCCGCGCGGTGTACGGCCGGGTGACGGCCGACCGCGCCGAGGACCTCTCCCTCCCGGACGGCTCCTACCGCTGGCGGCTCGCGGGCCGCGAACTGACGGCGATCGTCGCCGGGGTCCTCGCCGACGAACTGCCGTACGAGACCGGGCGGGAGCGGGTGCGCAGCCGGATCGTCCGCCGGATCCAGGAGCGGGCCGAACGCCGGAGCGGGACCCGCCCGGCCTCCTGGACCCGCCGGGTCGAACGGGCGCGGGCGGTCAGCGCCTGCGTCGAAGCCGTGTGGCCGAAGGCCCGCCCGGAGGAGGTGCTGTCCCAACTCCTGACGGACCCGGCCGAGTTGGCACAGGCGGCGGACGGCCTCCTCGACCCCGACGAACAACAGGCCCTGCACTGGCCGCGCCCGCCCCGCTCACCCAGGTCGGCGCGCTGGTCGGCCGCCGACCTCGTCCTCCTCGACGAGATCGCCGGCCTCCTCGACCATCCCCAGAGCTACGGTCATGTCGTCGTCGACGAGGCCCAGGACCTCTCCCCGATGGAGTGCCGGGCCGTCGCCCGCCGGGTCCCCTTCGGCTCGCTCACCGTCCTCGGCGACCTTGCCCAGGGCACCACCCCCTGGGCGGCGACCTCCTGGCCGGTCCAGCTGACCCACCTGGGCAAACCGGATGCGACGATCGTCCCCCTGACCCTGGGCTTCCGGGTCCCGGCCGCCGTCCTCACCCTCGCGTCCCGCCTCCTCGACCGCCTCGACGCCGACGTACCCCGCGCCCACTCCCTCCGCCGGGACGGCGAACTGCGCCTCCGGCGGACAGGGACAGACGCCGCCATGCTGCACGCCGCGGTCGTCGCCGCCGTACGCGACGCACTCACCCACGAGGGCTCGGTCGGCGTCATCGCCGCCGACGCACAACTCGACGGCGTCCGCGCAGCCCTCACCACAGCCGGCATCCCGACCTCCGGCCCGGACGACCCGGCCGCCCGCGTGACGACCGTCCCCGCGACCCTCGTCAAGGGCCTGGAGTACGACCACGTCGTCGCCGTCGAACCGGCAGCCATCGCAGAGTCGGAACAACGCGGCCTGAACCGGCTGTACGTAGTCCTGACCCGAGCGGTGTCCCGCCTGGAGGTGGTACACGGACGGGAGTTGCCGTGGGAGGGGTGA
- a CDS encoding TetR/AcrR family transcriptional regulator — protein sequence MSETGLRERKRQRMYQAVSDIAVRLFMERGFDAVSVAEVAAAAEISKPTLFRYFPTKEDLVLHRIADHEQEAARIVVAARAEGVAPLPALRRHFLDGLAADDPVTGLNDHPNVRAFYDLLYGTPSLVARLYGYLERSESALADAVAGVLGDVGGDARGEGRGEGLPSALDARLAAGQIIAVRRILAEENWRRIAAGERLEDVRGEAVAAAERAFAVLGAGLPGLT from the coding sequence ATGAGCGAGACCGGGCTGCGTGAGCGCAAGAGGCAGCGGATGTACCAGGCCGTGTCGGACATCGCCGTCCGGCTCTTCATGGAGCGCGGCTTCGACGCGGTGTCCGTCGCCGAGGTCGCCGCCGCGGCCGAGATCTCCAAGCCGACCCTCTTCCGGTACTTCCCGACCAAGGAGGACCTGGTCCTGCACCGGATCGCCGATCACGAGCAGGAGGCGGCGCGGATCGTCGTCGCGGCGCGCGCCGAGGGGGTGGCCCCGCTCCCCGCCCTGCGCCGGCACTTCCTCGACGGACTCGCCGCCGACGACCCCGTCACCGGCCTCAACGACCACCCGAACGTCCGCGCCTTCTACGACCTCCTCTACGGCACCCCCTCCCTGGTCGCCCGCCTCTACGGCTACCTGGAGCGCTCGGAGTCCGCCCTCGCGGACGCCGTCGCCGGCGTTCTCGGAGATGTCGGCGGGGACGCGCGCGGGGAGGGACGTGGGGAGGGGCTGCCCAGTGCTCTCGACGCCCGGTTGGCGGCCGGCCAGATCATCGCCGTCCGGCGGATCCTCGCCGAGGAGAACTGGCGGCGGATCGCGGCGGGGGAGCGGCTGGAGGACGTCCGGGGCGAGGCGGTCGCGGCGGCGGAGCGGGCGTTCGCGGTGCTGGGGGCGGGTCTGCCGGGACTGACCTGA